The proteins below come from a single Oryzias latipes chromosome 14, ASM223467v1 genomic window:
- the LOC101163349 gene encoding peripherin-2-like encodes MVVMKMKFPFQKRVKLAQGLWLLSWCATVAGATTFTLGCLLKTELLRRAEVMDNADIHIVPNTLMIVGLASLGINYFASKICQDALDAGRFPRWKNFLKPYFAVSCFFTVLMLLSVIMSYAMKGSLESSLKAGLRNGIRFYKDTDTPGRCFQKQNIDRLQMEFECCGNNDFRDWFEVQWISNRYLDFSSKEVKDRVKSNVDGRYLVDGVPFSCCNPRSPRPCIQYQLTNNSAHYNYDYLTEELNIYLRGCREALVHYYMGLMNTIGAGVLSIFILQGSVLVSLRFLQTAMEAVAGKENTEIETEGYLLEKGVKDTIMEYLDPVLKFFLLKNGGKVEEGDAAEKPPAVP; translated from the exons ATGGTcgtgatgaagatgaagttcCCCTTTCAAAAAAGGGTGAAGCTGGCCCAGGGACTGTGGCTCCTCTCCTGGTGTGCCACAGTTGCCGGGGCCACAACCTTCACCCTGGGGTGCCTCCTCAAGACAGAACTCCTCAGGAGGGCAGAG GTAATGGATAACGCAGATATTCACATTGTTCCCAATACCCTGATGATTGTTGGGCTGGCTTCCTTGGGCATAAACTACTTTGCGTCAAAGATCTGTCAGGATGCCCTGGATGCCGGGCGCTTTCCTCGCTGGAAAAATTTCTTGAAGCCTTACTTTGCGGTTTCATGCTTCTTCACCGTTCTCATGCTGCTCTCTGTCATCATGAGCTACGCAATGAAAGGCAGTCTGGAATCTTCTCTCAAGGCCGGCCTCAGAAACGGCATTCGCTTCTACAAAGACACAGACACCCCAGGCCGCTGCTTCCAGAAGCAGAACATCGATCGTCTGCAGATGGAATTCGAGTGCTGTGGAAACAACGACTTCAGGGACTGGTTTGAGGTTCAGTGGATCAGCAACCGCTACCTTGATTTCAGCTCCAAGGAAGTAAAAGA CCGTGTCAAGAGCAATGTGGATGGCCGTTACCTGGTGGATGGAGTTCCATTCAGCTGCTGTAACCCCAGATCTCCACGGCCATGCATCCAGTATCAACTCACCAACAACTCTGCTCACTACAACTATGACTACCTAACCGAGGAGCTCAACATCTACCTTCGAGGCTGCAGAGAGGCCCTGGTCCATTACTACATGGGCCTTATGAACACCATTGGGGCCGGAGTTTTGTCGATCTTTATCTTGCAG GGCTCAGTGCTGGTGAGCTTGCGTTTCCTGCAAACTGCCATGGAGGCAGTggcaggaaaagaaaacacagagatCGAGACAGAGGGGTACTTGCTGGAGAAGGGGGTGAAAGACACCATCATGGAGTACCTTGACCCTGTGCTAAAATTCTTCCTGCTTAAGAATGGTGGAAAGGTGGAAGAGGGCGATGCTGCAGAAAAACCTCCAGCTGTTCCCTGA